The following coding sequences lie in one Bifidobacterium sp. ESL0690 genomic window:
- a CDS encoding Ig-like domain-containing protein translates to MVKNKKGIRSVLTALIAITVGASAITPSVANASPSCIVNRSSISQCFPDRNLAMDVAYNAAGGNINNTFTQDVINRVTDLSTRDYDTLNLEGIQRLVNLQTLNLDYDKNIVNFNLIHQLPNLTELHLWNCGLWTVKNLAGMNNLRILELGYNHLSNVSKLSGLFNLTDLRLNNNALSNINNLNNLPNLQKINLDENNLSDITHLAIFNNLAEINASENHIRDISGLNNLWALKRMNMDSQNITLPSVGVNSSIQVRSATNINGTPVMPTSYGMDPDTGIYDPPTGIVTWPRPYVAGQVSFNFSGDVPLKGYDNRGSFSGKITQPYTIQVLNKSKLWAQVNSAKWLQYRNYTVGSWNVFAKALAYAKWALYSNTATQYQINLATKNLIGGKAGLRKRINKSALWAQVNDAKWLRSGNYTVGSWKVFAKALSYAKWALYANNSTQYQVNLAMKNLISGRAGLRKRVYSRSALWSQVNSAKKLRSWNYTSASWNVFSKSLSYANWALYGKATSYQIDLATRNLISAQAGLRSRW, encoded by the coding sequence ATGGTGAAAAACAAAAAAGGCATTCGATCTGTATTGACTGCTTTAATCGCTATAACTGTAGGAGCTTCAGCTATAACGCCAAGTGTTGCCAATGCAAGCCCATCTTGTATTGTAAACAGAAGCAGTATCAGCCAATGCTTCCCGGATAGGAATTTGGCAATGGATGTAGCGTATAACGCTGCTGGAGGCAATATTAATAATACCTTTACTCAAGATGTTATTAATAGGGTTACCGATCTAAGTACACGAGATTATGACACGTTGAATCTTGAAGGTATCCAGCGGCTTGTCAATCTTCAAACACTCAATTTAGATTATGATAAAAATATCGTTAATTTTAATCTCATTCATCAACTTCCCAACTTGACGGAATTACATCTATGGAATTGTGGATTGTGGACAGTAAAAAATCTTGCAGGAATGAATAATCTAAGGATATTGGAATTAGGCTATAATCATCTTTCGAATGTCAGTAAGTTGAGTGGTCTGTTCAATTTAACCGACTTGAGATTAAATAATAATGCTCTCTCAAATATAAATAATCTGAATAATTTGCCTAATCTACAGAAAATAAACTTAGATGAGAATAATTTGTCCGACATTACTCATCTTGCAATTTTTAACAATCTTGCAGAGATTAATGCAAGTGAGAATCATATTCGTGATATCAGCGGTTTAAATAACCTTTGGGCCTTGAAAAGAATGAATATGGATTCGCAGAATATAACTTTGCCAAGTGTTGGCGTGAATTCGAGTATTCAGGTGCGAAGTGCGACAAATATCAACGGAACACCGGTGATGCCAACTTCATATGGTATGGATCCGGATACCGGAATTTACGATCCTCCAACTGGGATTGTGACATGGCCTCGTCCTTATGTAGCCGGACAAGTTTCGTTCAATTTTTCTGGGGATGTGCCATTAAAAGGGTATGATAATCGGGGTAGTTTTTCTGGTAAAATCACTCAGCCATATACCATTCAAGTACTAAATAAGAGCAAGTTGTGGGCTCAGGTTAATAGTGCGAAGTGGCTTCAGTATAGAAATTATACGGTGGGTTCGTGGAACGTGTTCGCTAAGGCATTAGCATATGCCAAGTGGGCGCTTTACAGCAATACCGCTACTCAGTATCAGATTAATTTGGCTACAAAAAACCTTATTGGGGGCAAGGCTGGACTCAGAAAGAGGATTAACAAGAGTGCGTTGTGGGCTCAGGTTAATGATGCGAAGTGGCTTCGGTCTGGGAATTATACGGTAGGCTCGTGGAAAGTGTTCGCTAAGGCATTATCGTATGCCAAGTGGGCGCTCTATGCCAATAACTCCACTCAGTATCAGGTTAATTTGGCCATGAAGAACCTTATATCGGGTAGAGCTGGACTTAGGAAGCGGGTTTACAGCAGGAGTGCGTTGTGGTCTCAAGTCAATAGTGCGAAGAAGCTTCGGTCTTGGAATTATACTTCGGCTTCGTGGAATGTGTTCTCGAAGTCGTTGTCGTACGCCAACTGGGCACTTTATGGCAAAGCTACTTCGTATCAGATTGATTTGGCCACCAGGAATCTCATATCGGCCCAGGCTGGACTCAGGAGTAGATGGTAA
- the galE gene encoding UDP-glucose 4-epimerase GalE → MTTVLVTGGAGYIGTHTDVELLNKGYDVISVDNYVNSVPEALDRVKTITGKEVKRYDGDVRDVELMNRIFEENDVDWVIHFAGLKAVGESVAKPIEYYDNNLTGTMVLLRTMRDHNVKKIIFSSSATVYGAAEHLPLTEESPVGGTTNPYGTSKLFQEQILRDVYVADDTWTIVLLRYFNPVGAHSSGLLGEDPKGIPANLTPYIAKVALGELKEVQVYGDDYPTPDGTGVRDYIHVVDLAKGHVAVIDKIEKPGVYTYNLGTGHGYSVLEVIKAYEKAAGHKIPYVIKPRRPGDIAACYADSSKAERELGWKAELGIDEMAASSLNWQTKNPKGFRKD, encoded by the coding sequence ATGACAACTGTGTTGGTTACCGGGGGAGCCGGATATATCGGCACGCACACCGATGTGGAGCTGCTGAACAAGGGTTACGACGTCATCAGCGTCGACAATTACGTCAATTCGGTGCCGGAAGCCCTTGACCGCGTCAAGACGATTACCGGCAAGGAAGTCAAGCGTTACGACGGCGACGTGCGCGACGTTGAGCTCATGAACCGCATTTTCGAGGAGAACGACGTCGACTGGGTTATCCACTTCGCGGGCCTCAAGGCTGTGGGCGAGTCCGTTGCCAAGCCGATCGAGTACTACGACAACAACCTTACCGGCACCATGGTGTTGCTGAGGACGATGCGTGACCACAATGTCAAGAAGATCATCTTCTCTTCGTCCGCCACCGTCTACGGCGCGGCCGAGCACCTGCCGCTCACCGAGGAGAGCCCCGTTGGCGGAACCACCAATCCATATGGCACCTCCAAGCTTTTCCAGGAGCAGATTCTTCGTGACGTTTATGTTGCCGATGACACGTGGACCATCGTGCTGTTGCGTTACTTCAACCCAGTCGGCGCCCATTCCTCCGGCCTGCTAGGCGAGGATCCGAAGGGCATTCCCGCCAATCTTACCCCGTACATCGCCAAGGTGGCGCTTGGTGAGCTCAAGGAAGTCCAGGTTTACGGCGACGATTATCCGACCCCGGACGGCACCGGCGTGCGCGACTACATCCACGTCGTCGACCTTGCCAAGGGCCACGTCGCGGTAATCGACAAGATCGAGAAACCGGGCGTCTACACCTACAACCTCGGCACTGGTCACGGCTACTCAGTTCTCGAGGTCATCAAGGCTTATGAGAAGGCCGCCGGCCACAAGATTCCGTACGTTATCAAGCCCCGTCGCCCCGGCGACATCGCGGCTTGCTACGCGGATTCCTCCAAGGCCGAGCGTGAGTTGGGCTGGAAGGCCGAGCTGGGTATCGACGAGATGGCCGCTTCTTCCCTCAACTGGCAGACCAAGAATCCGAAAGGCTTCCGCAAGGACTGA
- a CDS encoding G5 domain-containing protein, whose protein sequence is MAKANHRKQTKTLRSLSKRQWTKIAAGVAAVVALVGGSVIAVHSHDARQDSLNRVTSYSATDANTLGVSRGSDREDLRGGKTGDTYVTVKINGKNRAVVGSHFTDVKSVLDQGDITLETGDVVNPSLKTKVNESTVISIERANANLETSDSPIGFNVVTKETSDLPKGQQKVQSEGQAGVMETTSLVTKAGKKTISSNVFTSFVKQAPVDKVILVGTGSGSTVSSDAANIGSTVPVGEMQQWAHDYLLSNGGSEADFTATVYIISHESGWRVNAQNPSGAYGLPQALPGSKMASAGADWATNYQTQLKWFWGYCARYGGVQGAYAHWQTAHSY, encoded by the coding sequence ATGGCTAAGGCTAACCACCGTAAGCAAACCAAGACCTTGAGGTCGCTGAGCAAACGCCAGTGGACGAAGATCGCGGCCGGCGTAGCAGCGGTTGTGGCATTAGTGGGCGGCAGCGTCATCGCCGTTCATTCCCATGATGCACGCCAGGATTCCCTCAATCGCGTCACTTCGTATTCGGCCACCGACGCCAACACGCTTGGCGTCTCCCGCGGCAGCGACCGTGAAGACCTTCGTGGCGGCAAGACCGGCGACACCTACGTCACCGTCAAAATCAACGGCAAGAACCGCGCCGTGGTCGGCTCTCACTTCACCGACGTCAAGTCCGTGCTCGATCAGGGCGACATCACCCTTGAGACCGGCGACGTGGTCAACCCAAGCCTCAAGACCAAGGTCAACGAATCCACCGTCATCAGCATCGAGCGCGCCAACGCGAATCTCGAAACTTCCGACTCCCCCATCGGTTTCAACGTCGTGACCAAGGAGACCTCGGATCTGCCCAAGGGCCAGCAGAAGGTTCAGTCCGAAGGCCAGGCAGGCGTGATGGAAACCACCAGCCTCGTTACCAAGGCCGGCAAGAAGACCATCTCCTCCAACGTATTCACTTCGTTCGTGAAGCAGGCTCCTGTCGACAAGGTCATCCTTGTGGGCACCGGCTCCGGCTCCACCGTTTCCAGCGATGCCGCGAACATCGGTTCCACCGTTCCTGTCGGCGAGATGCAGCAGTGGGCGCATGACTACCTGCTTTCCAACGGCGGCTCGGAAGCCGACTTCACCGCCACCGTCTACATCATCAGCCACGAATCCGGTTGGCGCGTCAACGCGCAGAATCCTTCTGGCGCCTACGGTCTGCCTCAGGCACTGCCTGGCAGCAAGATGGCAAGCGCCGGCGCGGATTGGGCCACCAACTACCAGACCCAGCTCAAGTGGTTCTGGGGTTACTGCGCACGCTACGGCGGCGTGCAGGGTGCCTATGCCCACTGGCAGACGGCTCATAGCTACTGA
- the trxA gene encoding thioredoxin produces MATQTLTAKNFEETITNNDLVFVDFWATWCGPCKAFGPVYEKASEANPDIVFGKVDIDQNQELATAAEIQAVPTLMIAKKGQIIFKQAGALRASDLDEVIKQARALDVNAKEDAKA; encoded by the coding sequence ATGGCAACGCAGACTTTGACGGCAAAAAACTTTGAAGAGACCATCACCAACAACGACCTCGTGTTCGTTGATTTCTGGGCCACCTGGTGCGGCCCGTGCAAGGCGTTCGGCCCGGTCTATGAGAAGGCCAGCGAGGCCAACCCCGACATCGTCTTCGGCAAGGTCGACATCGACCAGAACCAGGAGCTCGCCACCGCAGCCGAAATCCAAGCCGTCCCCACGCTGATGATCGCCAAGAAGGGCCAGATTATTTTCAAACAGGCCGGTGCACTGCGCGCCTCCGATCTCGACGAGGTCATCAAGCAGGCCCGCGCCCTTGATGTCAACGCCAAGGAAGACGCCAAGGCCTGA
- a CDS encoding NUDIX hydrolase family protein: MAVLNDEVPDEGDFDAGRHRGEFDGITPEDFVRGGSNGNPPGWLSPHDIDEARAKLPIVYVEVVPVRTDDMGRVSEVGSLLRVRDTGSVERTLITGRILFHETIREAIARNIAKDLGDLALPILPASLQPFTVAEFFPTPGISEFYDPRQHAIALCYVVQISGDCKPLDPALDVEWCDVESKQLDTFIAQMSGGHGQIVRRALSWAGVGE, encoded by the coding sequence ATGGCAGTCTTGAATGATGAAGTGCCCGACGAGGGCGATTTCGATGCGGGGCGGCATCGTGGCGAATTCGATGGCATCACGCCCGAGGACTTTGTGCGCGGCGGTAGCAACGGCAATCCTCCCGGCTGGCTTTCGCCGCACGATATCGACGAAGCGCGCGCCAAACTGCCCATCGTCTACGTCGAAGTGGTTCCGGTGCGTACCGACGACATGGGTCGTGTCAGCGAGGTTGGCTCGCTTTTGCGTGTGCGCGACACCGGTTCCGTGGAACGTACGCTGATTACCGGCCGTATCCTTTTCCATGAAACCATCCGTGAAGCTATCGCCCGCAACATCGCCAAGGACTTGGGCGACCTCGCCCTGCCGATTCTGCCGGCGAGCCTGCAGCCTTTCACCGTCGCCGAATTCTTCCCGACTCCCGGTATTTCGGAGTTCTACGACCCGCGTCAGCACGCCATCGCGCTGTGCTACGTGGTGCAGATTTCCGGAGATTGCAAGCCGCTCGACCCGGCGCTCGACGTGGAATGGTGCGATGTGGAGAGCAAGCAACTCGACACGTTCATCGCCCAGATGTCCGGCGGGCACGGCCAGATTGTGCGTCGCGCGCTTTCGTGGGCCGGCGTGGGCGAATAA
- a CDS encoding alpha/beta hydrolase, whose protein sequence is MNIRINNKVYRSGKGIPLILLHAFPVDARMWDDCAKSMIRLGDERGVASFPIWAPDTPGAGDASIPDAHATGAIADDGAYAEAMDKVAEAYVSMLHITGHEKAIWVGLSMGGYIAMDIARLFPETVAGLALCDTTTVADRPEARANRLKIAQICESDNTVEPVMHFARPQAGDSSVKLGQGFQDLLAGWIHDQRPEGLAWRERMAAGRADTTDQLARVTAPAAIVSGENDPSSPPAKMRPIADAMTSTSVAFTAIPDCGHFSAVERPDAVANALLDLVERV, encoded by the coding sequence ATGAATATTCGTATTAATAATAAGGTCTATCGTTCTGGCAAAGGTATTCCTCTGATTTTGTTGCATGCGTTCCCCGTGGATGCACGGATGTGGGACGATTGTGCGAAAAGCATGATCAGACTTGGTGACGAACGCGGGGTAGCTTCGTTTCCGATTTGGGCCCCGGATACACCGGGTGCTGGCGACGCCTCGATTCCCGACGCGCATGCCACCGGGGCGATTGCCGACGATGGCGCGTACGCCGAGGCGATGGACAAAGTGGCCGAAGCCTACGTTTCGATGCTGCATATCACCGGCCATGAAAAAGCCATTTGGGTGGGCCTTTCGATGGGCGGCTATATTGCGATGGATATTGCGCGGCTGTTCCCGGAAACCGTTGCCGGACTTGCCCTATGCGATACCACTACGGTGGCCGACAGACCTGAGGCTCGTGCAAATCGGCTTAAGATTGCTCAAATCTGCGAAAGCGACAATACCGTTGAGCCGGTGATGCATTTTGCGCGTCCGCAGGCGGGGGATTCGAGCGTGAAGCTCGGTCAGGGGTTCCAGGATCTGCTTGCCGGCTGGATTCACGATCAGCGTCCGGAAGGCCTTGCCTGGCGCGAGCGTATGGCCGCCGGTCGTGCCGACACCACCGACCAATTGGCGCGCGTCACTGCTCCTGCGGCGATTGTCAGCGGAGAGAACGATCCTTCGAGCCCTCCGGCGAAGATGCGTCCGATTGCTGATGCCATGACTTCCACCTCTGTCGCTTTCACCGCGATTCCCGATTGCGGCCATTTCAGTGCCGTCGAGCGTCCCGACGCTGTGGCGAATGCCTTGCTAGACTTGGTCGAGCGGGTATAG
- the nudC gene encoding NAD(+) diphosphatase: protein MAASFSSLALTQVLPFLPLAQGDIDYQSERRGDPNLIAEVLAQPKTTVVFVRDGLVAVPDGQAARVDYETAKIRLAGVPGEYVLRALADESNGGVGLQVRANEASVNEGSANENNPASGNGINQAANRLGLIPIFLGSYGVGSEHPQSVVALDVSGFAKKASAGGDSLQNPVLERALQRFDWVSLLGFAPHASAREAGQATTAVALSNWHNSQKYCPRCGSPVRPAMAGWAQQCSNESCEAHKSLLFPRIEPAVITSIVDGQGRLLLQHNKKWNDPSFYSVCAGFVEAGENLEHAVKREAAEETGLTLGEVKYLGSQPWPFPASLMVAFKARALGGDVKVDGHETLDARFFTRDEFADALSAGRIKQPGKATVARYMIEEWYGQKL, encoded by the coding sequence ATGGCTGCTTCGTTTTCATCGCTGGCATTGACTCAAGTGCTGCCGTTCCTGCCGCTTGCGCAAGGCGACATTGACTATCAGAGCGAGCGCAGAGGGGACCCCAATCTCATCGCGGAAGTCTTGGCACAGCCGAAAACCACAGTCGTTTTCGTACGCGACGGGCTCGTGGCCGTCCCCGACGGGCAGGCGGCGCGAGTCGATTACGAAACCGCGAAGATACGGTTGGCCGGGGTGCCGGGAGAGTACGTTTTGCGGGCGCTCGCAGATGAATCGAATGGTGGTGTGGGCTTGCAGGTGCGGGCGAACGAGGCCTCCGTGAACGAGGGTTCGGCAAACGAAAATAACCCAGCGAGTGGCAACGGCATAAACCAAGCTGCAAATAGACTTGGTCTCATCCCGATATTCCTTGGCAGCTATGGCGTTGGCAGCGAGCATCCTCAGTCTGTTGTGGCCTTGGACGTCTCCGGTTTTGCCAAGAAGGCGAGTGCCGGCGGCGATTCCCTGCAGAACCCAGTGCTTGAGCGGGCGTTGCAACGTTTCGATTGGGTCTCGCTTTTGGGATTCGCGCCACACGCCTCGGCCCGCGAAGCTGGGCAGGCCACTACCGCCGTCGCCCTGAGCAACTGGCATAATAGTCAGAAATATTGCCCGCGGTGCGGCTCCCCGGTTCGTCCGGCGATGGCCGGATGGGCCCAGCAATGCAGCAACGAAAGCTGTGAGGCGCACAAATCGCTGCTTTTCCCGCGTATCGAACCGGCCGTGATCACTTCAATCGTCGACGGCCAGGGCAGGTTACTGCTGCAGCATAATAAAAAGTGGAATGACCCATCCTTCTATTCGGTGTGCGCAGGATTCGTCGAAGCCGGCGAAAACCTGGAGCATGCCGTCAAGCGCGAAGCCGCTGAAGAAACCGGCCTGACACTTGGCGAGGTGAAGTATCTAGGCTCCCAGCCCTGGCCTTTCCCGGCCTCTCTGATGGTCGCGTTCAAGGCGCGGGCGCTCGGAGGCGATGTCAAAGTGGACGGGCATGAAACGCTCGATGCCCGCTTCTTTACCAGAGACGAATTCGCCGATGCCCTTTCCGCCGGTCGGATCAAGCAACCGGGCAAGGCAACCGTCGCGCGCTACATGATCGAGGAATGGTACGGGCAGAAACTGTAA
- a CDS encoding L,D-transpeptidase: MDNVNNSGNEPEALTSELSQADIAALGIGAHPQSKKHRKRRLAIIITAAVFAVLILALVASFFGARWYYKDKAAPGVHLGDVAVAGQDAGQLKQTVDHEIRNSKIIISDGQGKKATADFKDLGVSVNVDKTVHNLMAAKGDGAGRVVPFSKSDIKLVAKTDDLPIDTYLTKTFVNDSDRAVPSSVAFDGNSNTFVANAGHGGRAPEMSGVKKSINTLIADPGETRSVKVAYKTIDTPVSENTAAAAADSANKILANKIVISNGDASQFEVPVAQLASWIKPDTDLEKGQINLRIDKDAILGYVNSETPKQLNQDMVSQQDIVDGNGKVMLTMTKGVNGVKVKDGDAVADQVYNAMTSSQPATIQQAADITKFDVKQTKSEMRIVVDRAAQTATVYKNDQQVKSFLVCTGKSGGDETNLGNYVIYLRYAVQTMRGPGYVSPDVRWVSYFNGGEGFHTADWNPVGIATGNPAAYGSHGCVNMNVNDAQWIYDNCPKGTLVQVVGAQPGGAVR, encoded by the coding sequence ATGGACAACGTGAACAACAGCGGCAACGAGCCTGAGGCATTGACAAGCGAACTCAGCCAAGCCGATATTGCCGCGCTTGGTATCGGTGCTCACCCGCAGTCCAAGAAGCATAGGAAGCGTCGTCTGGCCATCATCATAACCGCTGCGGTATTTGCGGTGCTCATCCTCGCGTTGGTGGCTTCGTTCTTTGGTGCGCGTTGGTATTATAAAGACAAGGCAGCGCCGGGGGTCCACCTTGGCGATGTGGCCGTGGCCGGGCAGGATGCCGGGCAGTTGAAGCAGACCGTTGACCATGAAATTCGGAACTCGAAGATCATCATCAGCGATGGGCAAGGTAAAAAAGCGACTGCCGATTTCAAAGATTTGGGCGTGAGCGTCAACGTCGATAAGACGGTGCACAATCTCATGGCCGCCAAGGGCGATGGGGCCGGCCGTGTGGTGCCTTTCTCCAAGTCTGACATCAAGCTCGTCGCCAAGACGGACGACCTGCCCATCGATACGTATCTGACCAAGACTTTTGTGAACGATAGCGACCGGGCCGTACCTTCAAGCGTGGCTTTTGACGGCAATTCCAACACGTTTGTGGCCAACGCGGGCCACGGCGGACGCGCCCCCGAGATGAGCGGTGTCAAGAAGTCGATCAACACTTTGATTGCTGATCCCGGAGAGACCCGGTCCGTCAAGGTCGCCTACAAGACCATCGATACCCCTGTCTCGGAAAATACCGCGGCTGCGGCAGCCGATTCGGCGAACAAGATTTTGGCCAACAAGATCGTTATCAGCAACGGCGATGCCAGCCAATTCGAGGTGCCGGTGGCGCAATTGGCGTCATGGATCAAGCCTGATACCGATCTCGAAAAAGGGCAGATCAACCTCCGCATCGACAAGGATGCCATCTTGGGCTATGTCAACAGCGAAACGCCCAAGCAGCTCAATCAGGACATGGTCAGTCAGCAGGACATCGTCGACGGCAACGGCAAGGTGATGCTCACAATGACCAAGGGCGTCAACGGGGTCAAGGTCAAGGATGGCGATGCTGTGGCCGATCAGGTCTACAACGCCATGACCAGCAGCCAGCCGGCCACCATCCAGCAGGCGGCGGATATCACCAAATTCGATGTCAAGCAGACCAAGTCCGAGATGCGCATCGTCGTCGACCGCGCCGCGCAGACCGCGACGGTCTACAAAAACGACCAGCAGGTCAAGTCCTTCCTCGTCTGCACCGGCAAGTCTGGTGGTGACGAGACCAATTTGGGCAATTACGTCATCTACCTACGCTACGCGGTGCAGACCATGCGCGGACCTGGCTATGTCTCGCCCGACGTTCGATGGGTCAGCTATTTCAACGGTGGAGAGGGCTTCCATACCGCGGATTGGAACCCAGTCGGTATCGCTACCGGCAACCCGGCCGCCTACGGCTCGCATGGCTGCGTCAATATGAATGTCAATGACGCTCAATGGATCTACGACAACTGCCCTAAAGGCACGTTGGTGCAGGTCGTGGGTGCACAGCCCGGCGGTGCGGTGCGCTAA
- the gcvH gene encoding glycine cleavage system protein GcvH, translating into MAGAASKSVSLDVPDHLQYSADHVWVDDADGLAVIGLTEYAASQMGEIVYVDLPEPDTPVRAGDEIVEMESAKTVQNLISPVEGTVKYVNHAVADDPQVINNDPYGEGWILKIEMDDDEPELMDADQYAAMVKHAE; encoded by the coding sequence ATGGCCGGCGCGGCTTCCAAATCCGTTTCTCTGGACGTTCCCGACCATCTGCAGTATTCCGCCGACCATGTGTGGGTCGACGATGCCGACGGGCTGGCCGTCATCGGGCTGACCGAGTATGCGGCCTCGCAGATGGGCGAAATCGTCTATGTCGATTTGCCTGAGCCGGACACTCCGGTGCGTGCGGGCGACGAGATTGTGGAGATGGAAAGCGCGAAGACCGTGCAAAACCTCATTTCCCCGGTCGAAGGCACCGTCAAATACGTCAATCATGCGGTTGCCGACGATCCGCAGGTCATCAACAACGATCCGTACGGCGAAGGCTGGATTTTGAAGATCGAGATGGACGACGACGAACCTGAGCTGATGGACGCGGACCAGTATGCCGCGATGGTCAAACACGCGGAATAA
- a CDS encoding phosphatase domain-containing protein: MARKRVTQHVDSAQADEMPTVPIEVHRASTSFDSPKAISATRRFGEPWVQGGRKAITQGFGAWTRFSTRLVRRWGWYPKVEPYAGYGTDDYSRLVCRIVLAPGGSRSGELMRGIRGMLAVPAAGVRVKIEIDGVPVNQVQVGVSEVYDPYDSSRKTSSEYAVSDSAGYLDLVAERGNTPGIHVVSYQVAGRRKVTSELFVVPAGAKVGIITDVDDTIMVTHAPSPVKAAYNLLLLNPKKRSTVPGMSALFTRLADMMPDAPFFYLSTSPWNVESSIRNFIAEQGYPAGPLLLRDLDPRPKTFIPSGVEHKLQFAEQLMEDFPDMKFILIGDDGQKDPVTYATIARRYPGRVLAIAIRELSPRESSALGRVAGLTATQPMPVTDVPVFTGTTGANIMKTMLPYLRNTLGVK; the protein is encoded by the coding sequence ATGGCACGCAAACGCGTCACACAGCACGTCGACTCGGCGCAGGCCGACGAAATGCCGACGGTGCCAATTGAGGTACATCGCGCTTCCACTTCATTTGATTCGCCGAAAGCCATCAGCGCGACCCGTCGGTTCGGTGAGCCTTGGGTTCAGGGCGGTCGCAAGGCGATTACGCAGGGATTCGGTGCATGGACACGATTTTCGACCAGGCTGGTGCGCAGGTGGGGCTGGTATCCGAAGGTCGAGCCCTACGCGGGTTACGGCACAGACGACTACTCCCGACTTGTCTGCCGAATAGTATTGGCGCCCGGCGGCTCGCGTTCCGGCGAGCTGATGCGTGGCATCCGAGGTATGCTTGCGGTGCCTGCGGCCGGGGTTCGTGTCAAAATCGAAATTGACGGCGTGCCGGTCAATCAGGTGCAGGTCGGGGTCTCCGAGGTCTATGACCCTTACGATTCCTCCCGGAAAACGAGTTCTGAATACGCGGTCTCCGACAGTGCCGGCTATCTTGATTTGGTGGCTGAACGCGGCAATACGCCAGGCATTCACGTAGTCTCTTATCAGGTCGCCGGCCGTAGGAAAGTCACTTCCGAGCTTTTCGTGGTTCCCGCCGGTGCGAAGGTAGGCATCATCACCGATGTCGACGACACCATTATGGTCACCCATGCGCCAAGCCCGGTGAAAGCGGCTTATAATTTGCTCCTGCTCAACCCCAAGAAGCGCAGCACCGTGCCGGGAATGAGCGCGTTGTTCACCCGGTTGGCCGACATGATGCCGGATGCACCGTTCTTTTATCTGTCGACCTCGCCGTGGAACGTCGAAAGCTCGATACGCAATTTCATCGCTGAACAGGGCTATCCTGCCGGGCCGTTGTTGTTGCGTGACCTCGATCCGCGTCCCAAGACTTTCATTCCCTCCGGGGTGGAGCACAAACTCCAGTTCGCCGAGCAGCTGATGGAGGATTTCCCGGATATGAAATTCATCCTCATTGGCGACGACGGGCAGAAGGATCCGGTGACCTACGCCACCATCGCGCGGCGCTACCCCGGACGGGTGCTGGCCATTGCCATCCGAGAGCTGAGCCCGCGCGAATCCTCCGCTTTGGGACGGGTCGCGGGGCTTACCGCCACGCAGCCCATGCCGGTCACCGACGTTCCGGTTTTTACCGGCACCACCGGGGCCAACATCATGAAGACGATGCTGCCATACTTACGCAATACGTTGGGGGTGAAGTAA